Proteins from a genomic interval of Arachis hypogaea cultivar Tifrunner chromosome 10, arahy.Tifrunner.gnm2.J5K5, whole genome shotgun sequence:
- the LOC112717994 gene encoding uncharacterized protein, translated as MVIPKLFKTVRFFFFFSLPHSPPSYSSTCLFSNITSSPSTIFLRLFHSPSSFLFSTPTSSSTMHSDIHNYATTCSSAALHLHSPSTHRYLYLNSYSYSYSNSYSSYRGRLSGEVSDIVALIREDGNDLGIRLNRMNLRLSNALVVEVFEVLAIERVSALRFFDWLKNNHAEICGDPEIGFLVVNNCGLLGNYEAMVPILNEFNLKRVPLRRNAFGFLLFLCLDKASAIECVTKTIGVLNEVGGACQSSGFRLLIEMLGVLGLVDIAKFVLGTMRRKVNHYNILISIMCKRDDCKGAEDLLNEMKRSGCDPNRLTYNLLISCLCKNGKFAEAFEMVKAMEKECGRPEASTFDILINLSCKHHQFDLVSKLLDEMTLKGIEPCVSTHAAVIKCYFASGKYAEAHEYVVGTTIKRSFSSNANYSLLADLHLKTGNVLLAQKILFEMMDKGLKPNFPVYMKIRKRLQKKNEMDLSMELSRRYLNLIEK; from the coding sequence ATGGTAATTCCTAAACTGTTCAAAACCGTtaggtttttcttcttcttctcacttcCTCACTCTCCTCCTTCTTATTCTTCCACCTGTCTCTTCTCCAATATCACTTCTTCTCCTTCCACAATTTTCCTCCGCCTTTTCCACTCCCCAAGTTCCTTCCTTTTCTCAACTCCGACCTCTTCTTCTACTATGCACTCTGATATTCATAACTATGCCACCACATGCTCCAGCGCTGCTCTTCACTTGCATTCACCTTCCACTCATAGGTATTTATATTTGAATTCGTATTCGTATTCGTATTCGAACTCTTATTCTTCTTACCGTGGTAGACTATCTGGTGAAGTTTCTGATATTGTTGCCTTGATTCGTGAGGATGGGAATGATTTAGGGATTAGGTTAAATAGGATGAACTTGCGTTTGTCTAATGCTTTGGTTGTTGAGGTTTTTGAGGTCTTGGCAATTGAGAGAGTTTCAGCACTGAGGTTCTTTGATTGGCTGAAAAACAACCATGCTGAGATTTGTGGCGATCCGGAGATAGGTTTCTTGGTTGTTAATAACTGTGGTCTCTTGGGAAATTATGAAGCTATGGTTCCAATTTTGAATGAATTTAACCTTAAAAGGGTGCCCTTGAGACGAAATGCTTTTGGATTCTTGCTGTTTTTGTGTTTGGACAAGGCTTCTGCAATCGAATGTGTAACCAAAACGATTGGTGTGCTAAATGAGGTTGGTGGGGCATGTCAAAGTTCTGGTTTTCGGTTATTGATAGAGATGTTGGGTGTTTTGGGGCTTGTTGATATAGCTAAATTTGTTTTAGGAACAAtgagaaggaaggtgaatcactATAATATCTTAATAAGTATAATGTGCAAGAGAGATGATTGCAAAGGAGCAGAGGATTTGTTAAACGAGATGAAGAGAAGTGGTTGTGATCCAAACAGACTTACTTATAATTTGTTGATTAGTTGTCTATGCAAGAATGGTAAATTTGCAGAAGCTTTTGAAATGGTTAAAGCTATGGAAAAAGAGTGTGGTAGACCTGAGGCAAGCACCTTTGATATTCTTATTAACTTATCATGTAAACATCACCAGTTTGATTTAGTTTCAAAACTTCTTGATGAAATGACGCTGAAGGGTATTGAACCTTGTGTTTCAACTCATGCTGCGGTAATAAAGTGTTATTTTGCTTCAGGAAAATATGCGGAAGCGCATGAATACGTGGTTGGTACTACCATTAAGCGGAGTTTTTCCAGCAATGCAAACTACAGCTTACTTGCTGACCTTCATTTGAAGACAGGAAATGTTCTACTTGCGCAGAAGATTCTCTTCGAGATGATGGATAAGGGTCTTAAACCAAATTTTCCAGTGTACATGAAGATAAGGAAGCGTcttcaaaagaaaaatgaaatggatTTGTCTATGGAATTATCAAGAAGATACTTGAACTTGATTGAAAAATGA
- the LOC112716690 gene encoding uncharacterized protein, with translation MDPSRRAPRSAIDPVPKFRQVGFFTPGAPPERSQSGPPDPTHSTPVSDVSQSANSLSPVMIPPPRHLSDNLVINARPTLASPLRADSLAGGGVSSFGDFFPAPMSPATPASSSYSSRMAAGEGSFFERHGGGGDKGNNAGKVASSFPRGGFDLTAMKKVSGIGGGGGSGVGVPASELTTVSVVNDSLAIHEKEKANRGGGSAVEAKDQSTGSKQQKPKTTKAERRALQESQRAAKAAAKAEGNKASGAATSVNAKPAKAAKPTPKVDNAAVAASEKKGGDCPPEKDRKKDVPQPRMQYDDKSRVEKAKRRAVVKQTEARNRVELFRHLPQYEHGSQLPDLESKFFHLDPVHPAVYKVGLQYLSGDICGANARCIAMFQAFQEAIKDYRVPPEKTLVRDLTAKIGSYVSFLNECRPISISMGNAIRFLKSRIAKLPLTLSESEAKVSLQSDIERFISEKIVLANKVIVKHAVTKIRDGDVLLTYGSSSAVEMILLHAHELGKQFRVVVVDSRPKLRGQLLLRRLLEKGLSCEYTHINAVSYIMHEVTRVFLGASSVLSNGTVYSRVGTACVAMVAHAFRVPVIVCCEAYKFHDRVQLDSICSNELGDPDIISNVRGREDVNYLDGWANVENLQLLNLIYDATPSDYVSMIVTDYGMVPPTSVPVIVREYGREQVWI, from the exons ATGGATCCCTCTCGCCGAGCACCGCGCTCAGCGATCGACCCCGTCCCCAAGTTCCGCCAAGTCGGGTTCTTCACTCCTGGAGCCCCGCCCGAACGCTCTCAATCGGGTCCACCCGACCCGACACACTCTACTCCCGTTTCCGACGTCTCACAATCCGCCAACTCGCTCTCTCCGGTCATGATCCCTCCGCCGCGCCACCTCTCCGACAATCTCGTCATCAACGCCCGCCCCACGCTTGCGTCCCCTCTCCGCGCAGATTCCCTCGCCGGTGGCGGAGTTAGCAGCTTCGGCGATTTCTTCCCCGCTCCGATGTCGCCGGCGACTCCAGCTTCTTCTTCGTACTCCAGCAGGATGGCCGCCGGCGAAGGGAGCTTCTTTGAGCGCCATGGTGGCGGAGGCGATAAGGGGAACAATGCCGGCAAAGTGGCGTCGTCATTTCCCCGCGGAGGATTCGACCTGACGGCGATGAAGAAGGTTAGTGGCATTGGCGGTGGCGGTGGTAGTGGCGTTGGTGTTCCGGCAAGTGAGCTGACCACCGTGTCCGTGGTGAATGATTCGCTAGCGATTCATG aaaaagagaaagcaaacaGAGGAGGAGGGTCAGCTGTGGAAGCAAAAGACCAATCTACTGGTTCAAAACAACAAAAACCAAAGACCACAAAAGCTGAAAGGCGAGCTCTTCAAGAATCTCAACGTGCCGCAAAGGCTGCTGCAAAAG CTGAAGGCAACAAGGCATCTGGAGCTGCAACTTCAGTGAATGCAAAACCAGCCAAAGCTGCCAAGCCCACACCAAAAGTTGATAATGCTGCAGTTGCAGCATCTGAGAAGAAGGGTGGTGATTGTCCTCCAGAAAAGGATAGAAAGAAGGATGTTCCTCAACCACGAATGCAATATGATGACAAGAGTCGAGTGGAGAAAGCTAAGCGACGAGCTGTGGTGAAACAAACTGAAGCTAGGAACAGAGTTGAGTTGTTCAGGCATTTACCACAATATGAACACGGAAGTCAGCTTCCAGATCTTGAGTCAAAGTTTTTTCATCTGGATCCTGTACATCCAGCTGTTTATAAG GTGGGTTTGCAGTATTTGTCTGGCGATATATGTGGTGCTAATGCTCGTTGTATTGCAATGTTTCAAGCATTTCAAGAAGCCATAAAAGACTATAGAGTTCCACCTGAGAAGACTCTTGTGAGAGACTTAACAGCAAAAATAGGTAGTTATGTTTCATTTCTAAATGAGTGTAGGCCTATTTCAATCAGCATGGGAAATGCAATTAGATTTCTCAAAAGTCGGATAGCCAAGCTACCTTTGACCCTGTCTGAGTCAGAAGCCAAAGTTTCTCTCCAGTCAGATATTGAGCGTTTTATAAGTGAGAAGATTGTACTTGCCAACAAGGTGATAGTCAAGCATGCTGTCACCAAAATAAGAGATGGTGATGTTCTTCTAACTTATGGATCATCATCGGCAGTTGAAATGATACTGTTACATGCACATGAATTGGGAAAACAGTTTCGTGTTGTTGTAGTTGATTCTCGTCCAAAGCTTAGAGGACAGCTTTTACTTCGGAGGCTTCTGGAGAAGGGTCTTAGCTGTGAATACACTCATATAAATGCTGTTTCATACATAATGCATGAAGTTACCCGAGTTTTTCTGGGTGCTTCGTCAGTGTTGTCTAATGGAACGGTATATTCAAGGGTTGGGACTGCATGTGTTGCAATGGTTGCTCATGCGTTCCGAGTACCTGTCATAGTATGTTGTGAGGCCTATAAATTTCATGACAGGGTACAGCTGGATTCGATATGCTCAAATGAACTTG GTGATCCAGATATAATTTCAAATGTTCGGGGTAGAGAGGATGTCAACTACTTGGATGGTTGGGCCAATGTTGAAAATCTACAACTTTTAAATCTGAT TTATGATGCAACACCTTCAGATTATGTTTCAATGATAGTCACAGATTATGGCATG GTGCCCCCCACAAGTGTTCCTGTAATTGTAAGAGAATATGGGAGAGAGCAGGTCTGGATTTAA
- the LOC140175774 gene encoding uncharacterized protein — MEIEKLREGRRIDKHQPRRYEERQLRLQTNKELKKPFKLTPKFDSYTKFNTKRENIIKEIIHNKLIKPPSKSGTYQDQKYMDKTKHYAFHQKFSHTTNEYVMAKDLLERLARTPNLDDPVVISVSTKDLLIRKVLLDPGSSADVIFLPTFKKMQLNDKVLQPFSGELVRFFGKRVLVTEFAELDPQTDQETRPTPINDLPKVRISNNKSQTTNVVSALSAGYEDQIAKLLQANADLFAWTPADMPGIDPEVVSHRLALYPKAQPVKQKKRHLGQEKTDAAIKETQKLLSVGFISEIHFTSWLVNVVMVKKNSSKWRMCVDFTDLSKACPKDSYPLPCIDKLVDNTSGYKILSFMDAYLGFNQILMHPADEDKTAFIREHENFCYKVMPFGIKNAGATYQHLMDKIFQKQIGRNMEVYVDDMVVKSKNEENHLSDLKEVFEQLRKYNMRLNLEKCTFWVQRGKFLGFLLTHRGIEANPNKCNAVI, encoded by the exons ATGGAGATTGAGAAACTCCGTGAAGGTCGGCGAATAGACAAGCACCAACCTCGCCGATACGAAGAAAGACAACTGAGGTTACAGACCAATAAGGAGCTCAAAAAACCTTTCAAGTTGACCCCGAAGTTTGACTCCTAcactaaattcaacacaaaaagGGAGAACATAATCAAAGAGATCATTCACAACAAACTCATAAAGCCGCCAAGCAAATCGGGGACTTACCAAGACCAAAAATATATGGACAAAACTAAGCACTACGCTTTCCACCAGAAGTTCAGTCATACCACTAATGAATATGTCATGGCCAAAGATTTGCTCGAAAGACTGGCACG GACCCCTAACCTCGATGACCCAGTGGTAATCTCTGTGTCAACAAAAGACCTTTTGATTCGAAAGGTCCTCTTGGATCCAGGAAGCAGTGCCGATGTCATATTCTTACCCACCTTCAAAAAGATGCAGTTAAATGACAAAGTGCTACAACCATTCTCTGGAGAGTTGGTCAGATTTTTTGGGAAAAGAGTCCTTGTGACAG AATTTGCCGAGCTCGATCCTCAGACTGATCAGGAAACACGACCTACTCCAATCAATGATCTGCCAAAGGTAAGAATCTCAAACAACAAAAGTCAAACAACTAACGTTGTTTCTGCCTTATCTGCAGGATACGAGGACCAAATCGCCAAATTACTTCAGGCaaatgccgacctctttgcatggaccCCGGCTGATATGCCAGGGATAGATCCAGAAGTCGTAAGCCACAGACTTGCTTTATATCCCAAAGCTCAACCAGTTAAACAAAAGAAGAGGCACCTAGGACAAGAAAAAACAGATGCAGCCATAAAAGAAACACAAAAACTACTAAGTGTAGGGTTCATCAGTGAAATCCATTTCACATCCTGGCTAGTGAATGTAGTGATGGTAAAAAAGAATTCAAGCAAATGGCGAATGTGCGTTGACTTCACTGATTTAAgcaaagcctgcccaaaggacTCTTATCCATTGCCCTGTATTGATAAGCTCGTCGACAACACTTCTGGTTACAAAATAttaagcttcatggatgcctatttaGGTTTTAACCAAATACTCATGCACCCTGCAGATGAAGACAAAACTGCCTTTATAAGAGAGCATGAGAATTTCTGCTACAAAGTCATGCCTTTTGGCataaaaaatgcaggggccacttATCAACATCTGATGGAcaagatttttcaaaaacaaatcggGAGGAACATGGaggtatatgttgatgacatggtcGTCAAATcaaaaaatgaagaaaatcaTCTGTCTGACCTCAAGGAGGTGTTCGAGCAGTTGAGAAAGTATAACATGCGCTTAAATCTAGAAAAATGCACCTTCTGGGTACAAAGGGGAAAGTTCCTCGGATTCCTGTTAACCCacagaggaatcgaggcaaaccccaACAAGTGTAACGCGGTCATATAG